The proteins below come from a single Cannabis sativa cultivar Pink pepper isolate KNU-18-1 chromosome 3, ASM2916894v1, whole genome shotgun sequence genomic window:
- the LOC115709808 gene encoding pentatricopeptide repeat-containing protein At1g74850, chloroplastic — MTLAPSVSIPSASPLPAAVAKLNGKSHRQVSFLTKSLYLFEHKRFFSGHRSFFSSGGRRLFPVRAKAKEVVLGNPTVTVEKGKYSYDVETLINKLSSLPPRGSIARCLDMFKNKLSLNDFALVFKEFAARGDWQRSLRLFKYMQRQIWCKPNEHIYTIMISLLGREGLLDKAAEVFEEMPGQGVVRSVFSYTALINAYGRNGQYETSLQLLEGMKNDKVSPNILTYNTVINACARGGLDWEGLLGLFAEMRHEGIQPDLVTYNTLLNACASRGLGDEAEMVFRTMNEGGIVPDITTYTCLVETFRNLGKLEKVSELLKEMESEGNLPDITSYNVLLQAYSQSESIKEAVGVFRQMQVAGCMPNANTYSILLNLYGKQGRYEDVRELFLEMKISNTEPDAATYNILIQVFGEGGYFKEVVTLFHDMVEENVEPNMETYEGLITACGKGGLHEDAKIILNHMNEKGIVPSTKAYTGVIEAYGQAALYEESIVAFNTMNELGSKPSVETYNTLVHAFARGGLYKESEAIFMRMGESGVARNVDTFNGLIESFRQGGQFEEAVKAYVEMGKTRCEPDERTLEALLSVYCFAGLVDESVEHFEEIKTSGIFPSVMCYCMMLAVYAKCDRWDDAFKLLDEMLKNRESNIHQVIGQMIKGDYDDGSNWQMVEYVFDKLNSEGCGLGIRFYNTLLEALWWMGQKERAARVLNEATKRGLFPELFRKNKLVWSIDVHRLWEGGACAALSVWLNDIYEMFLNGKDLPHVATVVVVRGKMEQSPSAQESPIAKAAYTFLQENISSSFGFPGWNKGRIVCQRAQLKQTLASIESSSDESKNHKIITLSNGFPLPGTRTSISSNVKSHHHDNANSDAAAIDTRTELLTITV; from the exons ATGACCCTCGCGCCTTCAGTATCCATTCCGAGTGCTTCACCTCTCCCCGCCGCAGTCGCCAAGCTAAACGGTAAGTCGCACCGCCAGGTATCGTTTCTCACTAAGTCGCTCTATTTGTTTGAACACAAGAGGTTCTTTTCTGGTCACCGGAGTTTTTTCTCTTCCGGTGGCCGGAGGTTATTTCCGGTAAGGGCGAAGGCGAAAGAAGTCGTTCTTGGCAATCCGACCGTGACGGTAGAGAAGGGAAAGTACAGCTATGACGTTGAAACCCTAATCAACAAACTCAGTAGCCTTCCTCCTCGAGGTAGCATAGCAAGGTGTCTTGACATGTTCAAGAACAAGCTTTCGCTAAACGACTTTGCTTTGGTGTTCAAGGAGTTTGCAGCTCGCGGCGACTGGCAGAGATCGCTTAGGCTCTTCAAGTATATGCAGCGACAGATATGGTGTAAGCCAAACGAGCATATATACACCATCATGATCAGTTTGCTAGGTCGAGAAGGTTTGCTGGATAAGGCAGCTGAGGTGTTTGAGGAAATGCCAGGCCAGGGCGTGGTCCGTAGCGTCTTCTCCTACACGGCTTTGATCAATGCCTATGGCCGAAATGGACAGTATGAAACCTCGCTTCAACTTCTTGAGGGAATGAAAAACGATAAGGTGTCGCCTAATATATTGACTTATAACACAGTGATTAATGCTTGTGCTAGGGGAGGTTTGGATTGGGAAGGATTATTAGGTCTATTTGCAGAGATGAGGCATGAAGGAATACAGCCTGACCTTGTCACTTATAACACTTTACTTAATGCTTGTGCTAGTAGAGGTTTAGGTGATGAGGCTGAGATGGTGTTTAGGACTATGAATGAAGGTGGAATAGTTCCTGACATAACCACATATACTTGTCTTGTTGAGACTTTTCGAAATTTGGGTAAGCTTGAGAAAGTTTCTGAGCTGCTCAAGGAAATGGAGTCTGAAGGGAATTTGCCTGATATAACCTCTTATAATGTGTTATTACAGGCTTATTCGCAATCCGAGTCCATAAAGGAGGCAGTGGGTGTTTTTAGACAGATGCAAGTGGCTGGTTGTATGCCAAATGCTAACACTTATAGTATTTTGTTGAATTTGTATGGAAAGCAAGGGAGGTATGAGGATGTTAGGGAACTTTTTCTTGAAATGAAAATTAGCAATACAGAGCCAGATGCAGCTACTTATAACATTCTTATTCAGGTGTTTGGTGAAGGTGGGTACTTTAAGGAGGTGGTGACTTTGTTTCATGATATGGTGGAGGAGAATGTAGAACCAAATATGGAGACGTATGAGGGACTAATAACTGCTTGTGGAAAAGGGGGGCTTCATGAGGACgccaaaataattttaaatcacATGAATGAGAAAGGAATAGTGCCTAGTACCAAAGCTTATACGGGGGTCATTGAGGCATATGGGCAAGCTGCATTGTATGAAGAATCTATTGTTGCATTCAACACAATGAATGAATTGGGAAGTAAGCCATCAGTTGAAACTTACAACACACTAGTTCATGCATTTGCACGAGGTGGTCTGTACAAGGAGTCTGAAGCAATTTTTATGAGAATGGGTGAATCTGGAGTTGCAAGGAATGTCGATACATTCAATGGCCTTATTGAATCTTTTAGGCAAGGAGGTCAGTTTGAAGAAGCAGTGAAGGCATATGTTGAAATGGGAAAGACAAGATGTGAGCCTGATGAGCGAACTCTTGAGGCACTTTTAAGTGTTTACTGCTTTGCAGGGCTTGTTGATGAGAGTGTGGAGCACTTTGAAGAGATAAAAACTTCAGGAATATTTCCCAGTGTTATGTGCTATTGCATGATGCTTGCTGTATACGCAAAATGTGACAG ATGGGATGATGCATTTAAGTTACTGGATGAGATGCTCAAGAATAGGGAATCAAACATTCATCAAGTGATTGGACAAATGATTAAGGGAGATTATGATGATGGTTCTAACTGGCAGATGGTAGAGTATGTCTTTGACAAACTCAACTCAGAAGGATGTGGGCTTGGGATAAGGTTCTATAATACACTTCTAGAAGCTCTTTGGTGGATGGGTCAGAAGGAACGAGCTGCACGAGTGCTCAATGAAGCAACAAAAAGGGGATTGTTTCCTGAACTTTTCCGTAAAAACAAACTAGTATGGTCTATTGATGTGCACAG GTTGTGGGAAGGCGGTGCCTGTGCAGCACTTTCAGTTTGGCTAAATGATATTTATGAGATGTTCTTGAATGGGAAGGATCTTCCTCATGTTGCAACTGTTGTTGTGGT ACGAGGGAAGATGGAGCAAAGCCCAAGTGCACAAGAATCACCAATTGCGAAAGCTGCCTATACTTTTTTGCAGGAAAACATTTCCTCATCCTTTGGTTTTCCGGGATGGAACAAGGGTAGAATTGTCTGCCAGCGGGCTCAGCTTAAACAAACACTCGCAAGCATAGAATCATCATCAGACGAGTCCAAGAACCATAAAATAATCACTTTGAGTAACGGTTTCCCTCTTCCTGGAACAAGAACATCTATCAGTAGTAATGTTAAGAGTCATCATCATGataatgccaattctgatgCAGCAGCAATTGATACAAGAACAGAACTTTTGACAATCACAGTTTAa
- the LOC133036161 gene encoding uncharacterized protein LOC133036161, giving the protein MFLRFLGSGPTLIADPVCRIFVDLDKICYFVFRDLLLTRFFVVIADRPARPTLDANKKGVAEILGSLPVQDRDWRLLCTTAKLREHKLIPENASLQREPVYKEPSEKQQERIDKRLSKQTPRQTSDMTFLKSAPVLKIKQKGGTPATSPVVAQKRKSDVMTSLAADSSKKLAKTTQDKGKKVVIDSPVRARDFLAMQEKLLAEIPYEDLASRSTELAVQSMALFMKAALKQEVARMEELNKAKEKELEEVSRAKEQVELELKKSQTTIVEMTRDLEAEKESGKKQYDQAVSDYIYTTLSKVPDFDFSLLGAEAAEMAEAFRAMSPTQTQGGGGDLPDEIEGVQAEEVENEVVSKIADEAAPDETTPVAPDA; this is encoded by the exons atgtttttaaggttcctgggatcaggaccgactttaatcgcagacccagtatgtcgcatatttgttgacttagataaaatctgttactttgtttttcgagatcttttgctaactcgtttttttgttgtcatcgcagatagaccagctcgaccaacGCTTGACGCGAATAAGAAGGGGGTAGCTGAAATTCTTGGgagtcttccggtacaagatcgcgactggcgattactgtgtacgactgccaaattgcgagaacacaaactgatccctgagaacgcgagtcttcaacgggagccaGTATATAAAGAACCATCTGAGAAACAGCAGGAGCGGATAGATAAAcgtctttctaagcaaactcctcgacaaaCTTCAG ACATGACTTTCttgaagtctgcccctgtcctgaagatcaagcaaaagggtggaacaccggcgacttcgccggtcgttgcccagaagaggaagagcgatgtgatgaCTTCGCTTGCTGCAGATTCCTCCAAGAAGTTGGCTAAGACTActcaggacaaggggaagaaagtcgtcatcGACTCTCCTGTTCGTGCTCGCGACTTTCTGGCCATGCAGGAAAAATTACTGGCTGAGATTCCTTACGAGGATCTTGCTTCTCGATCTACTGAACTGGCCGTGCAATCCATGGCTTTGTTCATGAAAGCCGcg CTGAAGCAAGAGGTGGCGAGGATGGAGGAGCTCaacaaggccaaggagaaggagctcgaggaaGTCAGCAGGGCAAAAGAACAGGTGGAGCTCGAGCTCAAGAAGTCGCAGACAACGATCGTTGAGATGACTCGCGActtggaggctgagaaagagagTGGGAAAAAACAGTACGATCAGGCTGTGTCTGATTACATCTATACCACTCTCTCCAAAGTCcctgacttcgacttctcgctgCTTGGAGCTGAAGCTGCTGAAATGGCTGAAGCCTTTCGCGCCATGTCTCCTACCCAGACTCAAGGTGGGGGAGGCGACCTTCCGGACGAAATCGAAGGAGTACAGGCTGAAGAGGTCGAGAATGAGGTCGTCAGCAAGATTGCGGACGAGGCTGCTCCTGATGAGACTACTCCCGTTGCTCCAGACGcttga